Genomic segment of Salvia splendens isolate huo1 chromosome 12, SspV2, whole genome shotgun sequence:
atattttgtttaattaaatgaATCTTAGCCCCATCATGACAAGTATAGGTCCCACATAAAAAAAAGGTTCCATCACAAAACACACTCAAACCATACCTATCAATCAAGCTTTCATCACAAATCAACAAGCGCCTAACAAATCATCCCAACAGAAAAGGTAAAGAGTAGTTTGTAACCTTTATAACTAGTTTTGTTTTTAAAACATATCTTTAATTATTGGATGTTTTGTTATACTCTTGAGCTTTCTCTTTTACAATAATAAAGCTCACACGCATCTACAATtggacaaaagaaaaaaatctcCAAAGATATGATCTTCAACACTCGTCTACATCTCTTCCATAATATGCTCACAACCGTCCactttcttgaattttttttttaaaatttacattCTTCAAAAACTGAGCCTTATAAAGACAACTTGACTCTAGGAAATAGGGCACCATAGATTCTTGCTTATTTAAATGCTAATATTTTATTGAAGTCCCTAtcttatcatgttttattattttatttatttttgaaaaggtTATCATGTCTTAATTGAATTATTAAGTCTAAAGATTCCATTATTGTCAGTAAATAAACTAAACAGCTATCCAATTCGTGTCACGATGTCATCAACATTACTCGGATGCTATTTCTTTTTCAGGGTTACTTATTTAGACAATCCAATATCTATCAAAAATCATTTTCCAAAGACAAAATCACGTCATTGGAATCTTAAAATTTattccattttatttgaaatgatacaAAGAATCTAAGCAGGATTCCACCATAATCGGAAAAGTTGATTTCATTTTCCCAAAAGTTAGGCCTAATTTCCACCATTTGAAAGTGATATTCGTTTTCTTTGTCCTCAATTTTCATTATAATTCCATTCATTTTCTTCTTATATAAAGTTAAATTCATTCGACTCATAATcgtattttttgtcataatcaTATTTGCTCctaatattaattaatagaataataaagtgttactaatattttcaaaaaaatatcgAATCACACATTAATTTAGATGACATTAACTTAGAAGAGGATACGCATTTCACATCACTTTACACCTAATGTTATGTGTGTCATGTGACATTCTACATTTTATTTATGACTTTTGATTGTTAATTTATACtccaattattataaaatagaCGTCAAAGATTTGGATACACGATTGCGTTTTGATTTGTTAATGAATATGTCACACTTTCATTTGATTAACGGTTTATTAGTTAATTGATTGTATTGTTAATTAATTGCTTTTCCAAAAATATATCCAATAGGCCTTGGAAATCTGCCTAAAATATTTCATGCATGTATTTAAGCTTATTATAGCTCATCTTCATAACCTCCATCAAATATCCCAAATATTGAAGAAAATAtatcaacaaaatatttttatatacttatcatatttttcttttatagaaATATACaattgattaaataaaaacCTACACGTGCAACAAGTTGAATAATGTGCAACCATGATTTAACAATAAGTAAGTATAGCTGGTTTTCCTTAATTATGATTATTAGGACGGATTCTAAACCAATCAGCATCCTTATCAAATCCTAATCATCCCTGTTTTGTAATAAATCAACTCCCAACCCAAATATGACTATTAACTATATATTATTTATAGAAGTATTTTTTTgtacaaaattacaaatgatactaatggagttgatattttctattttacgcCTAAAAACCAAACAGTTGTTAGCAATTCATCAACGTtagtattataattattttagttaAGAATCAAACAGTTGCTAGCAATTCATCAGTGTTAATTAGAaagtaaaattatttaaaacaaTTCGATCTTGGAATTGAAGATCATAGTTTTAGTAAATAGTATCGAGATAATAAAATAGACTAGCATGCTATTTGCCGTTGCAAGTTGCAAATATAGATTTTAACAATATGTTGGTGtggaattaattttattatttttattgacgAAAGGAGTGACCGTTCCTCCCACGATATGAATATTCATTAAatcttttaaaaatatacatagaTGTAGTATATAATTAGCAAGCAAAAGTTTTATTAGTATTTGAAAACGACCACAATTTGTAAATTTACATTATATTCCATTTGTTTGAATTGAtgcaaattttatgaattactatatcacaaaaaatatatGTTACGATCCGAATATTCAGAGAGTAAATGatgaatagtactccctctgtccctgtTAATATGATCCCTTTATTTTTTTGCAAGTATTTTgagaaaatcataaaaaaatagttaaagtgaagggaaataaagtaaaagagagaataatataggcGAGAGCCCCTTCcacattattttatctcttactttattttccctccattttatctatttattatgattttctcgtttgaaaaatgaaatgggtCATCTTTACTGGGACGGAAAGAGTATTACATTACCCAGATTCAACTGAAAATATGCACAAATTAAATCGTAAAAAGTCACCTGGATGAAGTAAATTCCAAATCAGAAAAATAGGATCCTTTGTTGCACCAGCTGGCACAATAACAACTAAGGAAAACCGTaaccaaattatttttttccaaatgTTTTACTATGTAAATCGTTTAAAATATTATCATCACAATAAAATATACACTACAACAAAAATAAGGGATAAGGACACTGTTAAATGCTATTAATGGTGCTAACTTATGTGTCTAATTATACCACCAACACTTAATAAAGTGTCTTTATTGTTGGGGAACACAAATAAAAACGtcataaaaagtaaaatattaaGATAATTTGCCATCAACTTATGGACGCTTTCTTTTGCGTTCTAaattatgattttaaaaaatatttcaaacgGCAAGTAATTGCGTATCAATTTTTGTATCCTTAAAAGATAAGATTTTTGTAGTGATTAGaaaaatattatggaaattacaaattgaaaattgaGAATATATGGTATGTACCAAAACAAATTTATGTGTTCTCCCCTGGCCCTCACATTTATAGTatattgataattaattttgttattataGGAGGTTCATACAACATGATACTGAGTGCTATTAGAATTACAAGGTTGGACACAGGTGTATTATTGTAGGCATCCAAAACtaaattgtaattaaaaaatggaATTAATGAATAAAAGTAATGTATAATTTTTGATTTTGGTATGGATCGGTCACGCCTATAAATAAGCGCAGAGAATGGAGTATATCCTTAAAAGAGAAACACAGAGACACGGCGGGCGGCATCCAAGAGAGAGAGGAAATGGGCGGTTGGGCTATAGCGGTGCACGGTGGCGCTGGTGTGGATCCAAACCTCCCTAAGGAGCGTCAAGAGGAAGCCAAGAAACTCCTCACTCGTTGCCTCGACATCGGCATCTCCGCCCTCCGCTCCTCTCTCCCTCCCATTGATGTCGTCGAGCTTGTAGTacgtctttttttttttttcttttttctaaatACTGTCTACATGGATGTGTTTTTGATCGATCCTTTAATTTGTAGATACGAGAGCTGGAGAGTGATCCTTTGTTCAATTCGGGGCGCGGGTCTGCGCTGACGGCGGAAGGGAAGGCGGAGATGGAGGCGAGCATCATGGACGGGGTCGGGCGGCGGTGTGGGGCCGTCTCAGGCGTGACCACCGTCAAGAACCCCATCTCGCTCGCCCGTCTCGTCATGGATAAATCGCCGCATTCCTATCTTGCCTTCTCCGGAGCCGAGGACTTCGCCAAACAACAGGTGTGTTACAACTAGTCTACACGTGAATCGTCTTTTTCTATACTTTTAATATTGTTAGCCTAGCCACCTTTTTTGTCTTTTTGgattataaaattaatggtgTATCAATTGGGTCAATTAAGGGAGTGGAGTTGGTTGACAATGATTACTTCATCACTGAGGACAACCTCGGAATGCTGAAATTGGCCAAAGAAGCCAATTCAATCATAGTAAgtagtagtactccataatGAAGCAATTAAAATACATGTTGGACAATTCCTGATTACATTTTGGCAGTTCGACTATCGGATTCCTGTGAACGGGTCGGACAGCTGCGGGGCAGAGTCGGACGGTCCGCCGCTGAAGATGAACGGGCTCCCGATCAGCGTGTACGCCCCGGAGACGGTGGGGTGCGTGGTGGTGGACGGGGAGGGTCGGTGCGCGGCGGGGACATCCACGGGCGGGCTGATGAACAAGATGTCGGGTCGGATCGGGGACTCCCCGCTGATCGGGTCGGGCACGTACGCGTGCGAGGTGTGCGCGGTGTCGTGCACGGGCGAGGGTGAGGCCATCATACGCTGCACGCTGGCCCGCGACGTGGCTGCGGTGATGGAGTACAAGGGGATGGGCCTGCAAGAGGCGGTCGACTTCGTGATCGAGCGGAGGCTCGACGGAGGCGGGCAGGCCGGGCTCATTGCGGTGTCGAGCAAAGGGGAGGTGGCGTGTGGGTTCAATTCCAATGGGATGTTTAGGGGGTGTGCTAATCAGGATGGGTTCATGGAAGTTGGGATTTGGGATCAGTAGATAACCTCTTATATTTTAATAGTACTCCTTAGCTTTAATTACTGTTTACTGGTATTACTATTCATAATGTGCTCCTTTTGTTTTGATTTACTTGTATGCTTGCTTGATGTAGGCCCTACCAAGGATAGGGTATGTCTTGTTTAATGGCCTATATCATTTTAATACCATCTACTATCATTTTCTTACTACCCGCTTTTTGGTTACTTGGTTATGGAAAAGTCTATCTCGGCTATTGGAATTCAAAAATGTTTGTCATTTCCTCCAAACTTAATtactctttctttccatttccatttctaaAAACTATTCGCCATAGATTTAAATACATAACTAATAAAGTATAAAGTAAGAAAggtataaaaagaaaaaataattaaaatattgttagtgcaaaaatgagtctcaccttattaaaaaaagtttctaaaattaaaatatttatacttTTTATTGATAGGCTAAAAAGTGAATAGTTCATAATTTTCAGGAACGTAGAGAGTAAAACGTTTCATTTGGCATAAAAATTATGTAAATTGTATATATAAGTTAAATTGGGAGataagaaaaggaaatgaacattccaaaaaaaatatgaaccaattaaataagagagatttcAGAAAAGTGATTCAATTCACATGACTTTCGAAATTTGGGATTCAATTTGCTGACCTTTTGGAATATGGGTCATGGCATGCCAATTTTTCGTAATAAaggattttcaaatttttctctattttctcttcttttttctctcACGATATTACAAATTGATCAAACTAGCTACTAATATTTTCACCAcgattttgatatttttcaccCCAATCTGCGTATCTAAAATCACCACCGCCTCCAACTTGCCAAGACAGGCTTTTTCGTCCATGACACTTCATTACTTTCTTTTCCCATTCTATCATTTTTGTTGTGTGTACTAGTTAGTATCTGTATGACTGTATTCATATTCATCCACTTGAACAGATTGAATATCAAAATACTTCAAAGTAAAGAGAAACAGAAATTTTTCGAGACTAGACTTAGTTTTCGAGAGGTAAGAACAAAGTCCTGAGGACCCTTTATTGGCGTATTGAATTTTCCACCCAGTTATTtatctataaaaaaaagttggcCTGAatattagtactccctctgtcccatctcaagtgattgattgCTTTTCAGCACGTGTTTgaggaaaatgataataaatagttaaagtagagagaaagtaaaataatgttTATACGACTCTCTTTTATAGTATTATTCTATCATTTATTTTACGTTcgctccactttaactatttattatcatcttcgcAAAACAACAGCAAAAacgaaatcaatcacttgaggtgggacggagggagtactttcttTTATACCTGAAATTTTTCCATCTTTAAACACTGACATTTTTTTTTCCTGGAGCATGGAGCTTGTGTTCGTATTAATTAATATTAGGGGTATTTTGGCCAATTCTTAAAtattgagagaaaaaaagaagagaaaatagagaaaaaacgATTTTATATTGTGAAAGGTTAACAAGTTTAATCTCAAATTTGGAAAGGAATGCAAATTATAATCTTTCATTAATTGAAACGGGGGAGAACCATATATTCATTAATATGACTAAcaagaataaatattttttccaagaaaataaaataaaaaagtaaataatatGGGCCAAGGATTAAGTGGACCAGTTCCTAATTCGATCCATATAACTTGATGGACAGAATTTCCAATGATGGCCCATAAAAATCTGAAGCATCAAAATCTTGATTTTGTATAGTTTTTTTTGGGGAGGGTGGTGGGTGGAATATAATTTTGAAAggtgaaaattacaacatatttaATGCTATTTATAGGAATAATTTAATCGGTGATATATACTAAATTGTGTATACTAGATTATATTGTCTTAGGTATTTcacattttaaaaatgaataagtgatttaatatatatttactcTTCTATGGAATTTAGAAAAATATTAAGTATACTAATATATTTACTCTTCTATGGAATTTGGAATAGTAGATTTAAGAAGGGTAAGTATATAGTAGTAGTTGTGTTGTTGGGATGGATCGAGGAGAAGAAAATAAGGCAATGATGAGTGAGAATATATAATGAGGTGTTTGCTCATCATAACGTCCGCAGCAGATCGACGGTTGCAGCTTCCTAATTCCAAAGACTAGGTAGCTAGTAATCTCATGGTCAAATGATTACACAAGTTGTGGTGAAAGCAAATAGTTTCTTCACTCCCGAGCTCCACTCCATCCTCCATTTGTACACAAATGATGAGTGCAAAATGTGTGGCTTTCAAGTAGATAGATATAAAGTGTGTTTCTTTGCCCGACACCATAAAACACAAAGCTCATCATCTCACTCAAGAAGCTACATCCAACGCATGTGTGATGTCTGTCAAATCatattgcattcattctaaGTGTGCAATGGGATACACACATTCTATGCTACTGCCAATCACTTCTACTGTGGATGTATCATTGCCAAGGCTCCCATCTTTCCATTCCCATTCCCATGTGCTTCAACACAACATCAGGCTATGGCAGAAACATCTATATATGATGTAGGTAGGGGGATTGCCACTTCACCACCACCCTGTTGTGTATCAACTAACCAAACCTAAGCTGCGCTACAAGGAAGGTTTGTGGTACCCTTGGATTTCATACATGTATTGATTGTTTCTAATAAAGAATTATCTCTTTTATTACGAATTGTTTCATACAAATGTGAGACCTTCAACTGCTTGTAATAAACTATTATGTAATGTTTTCTTTTCAATTGTTTGGTGTTATAATTATGTGTTACTTTCGCTATTGGTAATTAAGAATTTAACGTCATGAGACCACACGCTCAAATATAAATTGTGGTCATAAATATCAGAATGAATCAAAATACAGACTACTATAAGTCTATAACATGGAggaattattttctctcttcctaGATTCAATAACGGAACTACTATACAgtaaatatttataatgtagACCTGTAagtatgtattttattttataacaatGACAAGCAAGAATTTGCAAATTAACCAAATAAACATTGTCACTAGGACACAAATCACATTAAGTATGTAGGAAGCAACTTCCACAATTATGAGTACTAGTCAAGTTTAAAAGAAATTGTTTCACACGTCCACAAATAAAGGGGCAGAGCCCATGAATCTTATTACTCCTATTACATTTATTGCGGTCCAAAGCATAGTATATTAATACTAACGCCTTTGGACCCAAGTAAAATAAAAGCATTTTTTTCTCTATCTATTTCCACCTTTATGAAAAACACATTAATTTGGGATTCACGTGTCTCCATGTGTTGCAATTTTTTCTTCTCACTACAAATTAGTGTAACAACTTtccatattataatatttgtactctaatatatataaaaaggtAAACGATCAATGAAGTTGGATTGCTCAACCATTCAATGACATTACAATAGCAGAATGGACGCTTTAATACATAGAATCgaaataattatgaaattagATTAATATGAAAGGAGATCAAACTCAAGAATGAAAACATAATATGgaaagaaaaactaaaaaatcaTACCAAATCTTTAAAGAAAGCTAATTGCCAGCTCTAACGCAGCTGTCGCAGACTTTTTTCTACCCAACATTGATTCTCATTTctcacttattttcatttttcgtgTGGGTGATATACGGAACTTATTAATCAAAACAAATTCTACACTATATTACAAATTTGATCAAATATATAGATGTATGTAATTACTCAACTGAAATCTATTTTAAGTTGTCACACATGCATACTTAATCGGTCAGCACCAATAATATCCACAGAAATTCATAGATTCATAATTGTAATAAAAAACCTATAAAAAACCTATAATAAGGACtagtaataataaatatgtCAGCCAATTTAAAATAATCCTCTGAAAATTGGATAAGTAGAATAGAATCAGCTCTGAGTCATTTTCTCAACGTATCAGAAGTCTCTTAAATTCCAAATTCTGCAAAGCAAACTTTTCACACTCTTCACGCACTGAGAAGAGAAACACACAATGCACGCGAAGACGGATTCGGAGGTGACGAGCCTTGCCCCGTCGTCACCGGACCACAACCGGCGGGCGGTGTACTACGTGCAGAGTCCGTCGCGCGATTCGCACGACGGGGAGAAGACGACGACGTCGTTCCACTCGACTCCGGTGCTGGGGAGCCCCATGGGGTCGCCACCGCGGTCGCACTCCTCCGTCGGCCACCACTCCAGGGAGTCGTCAACCAGCCGCTTCTCCGGCTCGCTGAAGCCGGGATCGAGGAAGGTATCGCCGAACGACGTCGGATCTGGGGGCAGGGGACCGCGAAAAGGCGGACTGACGAATTGGAAGGACTGCGATGTGATTGAAGAGGAAGGATTGCTGGAAGATGAGGAGTCACGGAAAGGTCTGCCGCGTAGATGCTATTTCCTTGCTTTTGTTGTCGGATTTATTGTGTTGTTTTCGTTTTTCGCCTTGATTTTGTGGGGAGCTAGCAGGCCGCAGAAGCCTAAGATCACGATGAAGGTGAGTTTCTCCTTTGACCACGCTTTTACTGTTTTTGTTGGGTTGATTTCGATATTTTGTAGTTTGTTGAGCTCAGAATTATGTTGAATTGAGAGTCAAAGCTTGTTAGCTCTGTGATTAGGATTTGCTCGACTTATTTATGTTGGATTGTGATTCATATGAATCAATTTATGTGGCATTGTGATTtcattgaaaatttgaattgcgttgatgatggtgatgatgtTGTGGAGCTCAAAAACAAGGCTCGTTAGCTCTGTGATTAGAGTTTGGTTACTTATTTTGATGAAATTGTGTCGAATTATGATTTGTTTGAATCAATTGGCGAAGGGTTTGTGATTTTGGaggtgttggaaagaaatcaatcaaggaTCAATCAAGCACCAAAGAATTGATATGCACTTAATGATAATTGATACTAGGGCAAATCCTTACCATGTATAGAAGATTTCTTGTGTATCATATTGTGTATTTAGACAGCCCTTTCCTCTACTGTAAGAATCGAACTACATGAATAAAAATACAGCCTTCAAACGTGGTATCAGAGCATGCTTTTCGATCCAAATTGATGGACTCAGAAACTGATTCATCATAGTCCAATACCTTCCTCAAACCTCTGACCAAAACAGGGCAGAAATCCATCCATACCTACACAAAAATGTCAGACGACAAAGAAGATAAACCATATGCAGAAGATCCAAGATTGAGTATGAGTAAACAAGTTACTCTAGCAGTCAAACTTAATGGAAATAACTATCCTCTATGGCAAAAGCTGATGAGAATTGCCATTGGAGGGAGACGTGCGAATCGGCACATCACAGGAGTACCACAACCCCCAGAACCGGGAGCGAAGGGCTATACCGAATGGGAAGAAACCGACATGATCGTGTTCTCATGGATAGTCGACAATATCGAAACTGATATTGTCGTGGACTTCGCTCACCACCAAACCGCGCAAGCTCTGTGGGAGAGCTTGTCTGTTACATTCGCTAGCACCGCCGATCCATACCTGCTGTACGATTTGGAGGAACGAGCGAGTAAAATAGTGCAAGGAGAACAAGGACTCGAGACTTACTGGCGACGTCTCCACGGAATCTGGATAGAAATAGATCGATGCGAAAATCGTCCGATCGATTGCTGCGACAAAGGGATCTACTTATCCCACACTAGACCTGACATTGCATATGCAGTAGGGGTGGTCAGCCAGTTCATGCATGCACCCCAGACTGCTCACTGGGAAGCGGCATTGAGGATTGTTCGTTACCTAAAGGGAACACCGGGGCATGGGATTATGTTTGAAAACCATGGACACCTTGAAATTCATGGTTTCACCGATGCTGATTGGGCTGGAAATCCTAACGATAGGAAGTCAACTGCCGGCTACTTTACTTTTGTAGGGGGAAATCTTGTtacttggaggagcaagaagcaaaaggtagtGGCTCTATCAAGTGCTGAAGCTGAGTTTCGAGGAATTAGAAGTGGTCTGACTGAAATCCTATGGCTAAAGAAGTTGATGACGGAACTGGATCTGATCTCACGAGAGTCGTGTAAACtgttctgtgataacaaggcagcAATCAGTATATCAGAGAACCCAGTCCAGcatgatcgaacgaagcatgtcgaggttgatcgacacttcatcaaggataATATTGAAGCTAAGGTGGTGGAAATCCCGTTTGTTAGATCTGAAGACCAACTGGCAGACATCCTCACAAAGGCAGTAGACTCGAGGAGCTTTCATGGAGTATTGGACAAGTTAAGAATGGGTGATCccatcacttaacttgagggggagtgttggaaagaaatcaatcaaggaTCAATCAAGCACCAAAGAATTGATATGCACTTAATGATAATTGATACTAGGGCAAATCCTTACCATGTATAGAAGATTTCTTGTGTATCATATTGTGTATTTAGACAGCCCTTTCCTCTACTGTAAGAATCGAACTACATGAATAAAAATACAGCCTTcaaacatggcatcagagcatgCTTTTCGATCCAAATTGATGGACTCAGAAACTGATTCATCATAGTCCAATACC
This window contains:
- the LOC121756924 gene encoding probable isoaspartyl peptidase/L-asparaginase 2 gives rise to the protein MGGWAIAVHGGAGVDPNLPKERQEEAKKLLTRCLDIGISALRSSLPPIDVVELVIRELESDPLFNSGRGSALTAEGKAEMEASIMDGVGRRCGAVSGVTTVKNPISLARLVMDKSPHSYLAFSGAEDFAKQQGVELVDNDYFITEDNLGMLKLAKEANSIIFDYRIPVNGSDSCGAESDGPPLKMNGLPISVYAPETVGCVVVDGEGRCAAGTSTGGLMNKMSGRIGDSPLIGSGTYACEVCAVSCTGEGEAIIRCTLARDVAAVMEYKGMGLQEAVDFVIERRLDGGGQAGLIAVSSKGEVACGFNSNGMFRGCANQDGFMEVGIWDQ